GATCGAGCAGCGGCCGGACTGGGTGATCTCGCGACAGCGGGCCTGGGGCGTGCCGATCGCCGTGTTCGCCGACCCGGCGACCGGCGAGGTGCTGAACGACCCGGCGGTTAACGCGCGCATTATCGAAGCCTTCCGCGAAGAGAGTTCCGACGCCTGGTTCCGGGACGGCGCGCGCGAGCGCTTCCTGGGCGGCGCGTACCGGGACGGTCCGTGGCAGAAGGTTGACGACATTCTCGACGTGTGGTTCGAGAGCGGCTGCACCCACGCCTTCTGCCTGGAGCAGGAGCCGGACGAACTGGTCTGGCCGGCCTCGCTCTATCTGGAAGGCTCGGACCAGCATCGCGGCTGGTTCCATTCCTCGCTTCTGGAATCCTGCGGCACCCGCGGCCGGGCCCCTTACGAGGCCGTGCTGACCCACGGTTTCGTGACGGACGAGGACGGCCGCAAGATGTCCAAGTCCCTGGGCAACGTGACGGCGCCCCAGGAGATTTGCGACCGGTACGGCGCCGATATCCTGCGCCTGTGGGTCGTCGCCTCGGACTATTCCGAAGACCTGCGCATCGGGCCGGAGATCGTCAAACAGCAGGCCGACACCTACCGCCGCCTGCGCAACACGCTGCGCTTTATCCTCGGCAACGTCGCCGGCTTCTCGGAGGAGGAGAAAGTCGCGCCGGCGGACTTGCCGGAGCTTGAGCGCTGGGTGCTGCACCGGCTGCACGCGCTGGACGGCGAATTGCGCAAGGCGTGCGACGACTTCGAGTTCCACGGCTTCTACGCCGCCCTGCACCATTTCTGCGCCACCGAATTGTCGGCCTTCTATCTCGATATCCGCAAGGATGCGCTCTATTGCGACCGGCCGGATTCGCAGCGGCGGCGGGCGGCGCGGACGGTGCTGGACATTCTGTTCGACTGCCTGACCGCCTGGCTTGCGCCGGTGATCTGCTTCACCGCGGAAGAGGCCTGGGCGGCCCGGCACGGCGACAATGCCGGCAGCGTTCATCTGCGCACCTTCCCGGACATTCCGGCAGACTGGCGCGACGACGCCCTGGCGGCGAAATGGTCGAAGATCCGCGCCTTGAGGCGTGTCGTGACCGGCGCGCTGGAGGAAGAGCGGGCGGCCAAGCGGATCGGCTCGAGTCTGGACGCCGCCCCGGCGGTCGAAGCGACGCCCGATTTTGTCGAGGCGATGAACGGCGTCGACCTTGCCGAGATCGCGATCACGTCTGCCGCCACGCTCACGCCGAGCGCCGATCCGCAGGGCGCGTTCGCCATGCCGGAAATCGCCGGCGTCGCCGTGACGCCGGCACCGGCCGAACATCCGAAATGCGCCCGGTGCTGGAAGAAACTGCCGGATGTCGGCGCCGATCCGGACGTGCCGGATACCTGCGGCCGCTGTGCCGATGCGGTCCGGGCCCATCGGGTCCGGGCCCTGCGCTGAAGGGCGGATATGGCCGTCCGGCGATACGGCTTCGTCGCCGGCCTCGGCGCCCTGATCCTGGCGCTCGACCAGATCACCAAGGTCTGGGTTCTCGGCGCCCTCAGCGCCGCCCGGCCGGCGATCGAGGTCACCTCGTTCCTCAACATCGTCCTGGTCTGGAACCGGGGCATCAGCTTCGGGCTGTTCAACCGCGAATCCGATTGGCAGCCCTGGCTGCTCGTCGGTCTGAGCCTCGTCATCGTGGCCGGTCTTCTGCTCTGGCTGCGCACGGAGCGCGGCCGGTGGATGACGCTGGCGATCGCCCTGCTCGCCGGCGGCGCGATCGGCAATGCGGTGGACCGGGTGCGCCTCGGCGCCGTGGTGGATTTCCTCGATTTCCATGTCCGCGGCTGGCATTTCGCGGCGTTCAACGTGGCCGACGCGGCGATCACCTGCGGCGTGGCGGTATTACTGGTCGGTTCCTTGTTCGGCAGCCGGAATGACGCTACATAGCGTGACGAATCGGTCCTCCGGAATTTTCGCGGAACGATGGAGAGGCGAAGGCGATGACGAGACACGAGCGCCCTGTCCGGCGGCCTTTCGGGATCGCGGTCGCCCTGGGTGCGATGCTGGCGCTGGGCGGCTGCGAAACCCTTGGCGAGGCCTTCAGCGGCGTCAATCCGATCGCGAAGGAACTCGACCAGTCGGCGACCAAGGGCGGCGGCAAGACGGACAAGCTCGCGATCCCGCCGGGTTACGGGCAACGGCCGACAGCCGGCAAGGCCGCGGGCGGCGATACCCGCAAACCCGGAGACGCGCCGAAAGCCGGCGCCGGCAAGGCTCCGGAAAAGGTCGGCGATCCGAAGAAGATCGACCTCAAGACCGGTACAACCGGCGAAACGACCGAGGGCCGGACGCTGAACACGAACCGCAGGATCGTCCGCGAGGACCGGGTCGAGACCCGCGGCAAGGAGATCGTCAAAGAAGGCGACCCGAGCAAAGGCGAAAAGGAACTCCTCAAACCTTCGAAGAAGAAAAGCTAGCCCGGATTTCCTGCCGCAGTTGCGGTCTGCGCGGCGCCCGGGGCGGCGGACCGCGCCCCGGTCGATCATATTGCCACATCCCGGCCACAAGTTGCGGCCATGAAACGCCCCCAAAGCGTTGGGCGGGCGGTTTTCCCTGCCGCCGGGCCCGTCAGCCAAGGCAGGAGAAGTCCTTGATCGGTCGACGAATTGTGCGCCGCGCGGCGCTTGCGGGGCCGGCCCTTGCCGCCCTGATGCTGATGGGCGGGTCGATGGCAGCCGGCGTTCCGGCCGTTGCGGCCGAGCCCCAACGCCAGGGCTTGTTCAACGCGCAGACCTTCACCCTGAAGAACGGGCTTCGCGGGGTCGTCATCGTCAACCGGCGGGCGCCGGTCGCCCTCCATATGGTCTGGTACCGGGCCGGCGCCATCGACGAACCGGCCGGCAAGTCAGGCATCGCGCATTTTGTCGAACACCTGCTGTTCAAGGGCACAAAAACGCTGAAATCCGGGGAATTTTCCAGGATCGTCGCCGCCAATGGCGGCCGGGAAAACGCCTTCACCAGCTGGGACTACACCGGCTACTACCAGTTCGTCGCCAGGGACCGCCTGCCCCGGATGATGGAGATCGAGGCGGACCGCATGGCGAACCTCGTGCTCACGGAAGACAACATCGTCCAGGAACGGCGCGTCATCCTGGAGGAACGGCGCTCGCGTATCGAGGCGAGCCCCTCCACGATCCTGTGGGAGCAGGCGCGCCGCGCCCTTTTCCTCAACCATGGCTACGGCCGCCCGATCATCGGCTGGATGCACGAGATGGCGCAGCTGTCGCGGCAGGATGCGCTGGACTTTTACCGGCGGTTTTACGGCCCCGATAACGCGGTCCTTGTCGTCGCCGGCGATGTCGACCCCGCTGAGGTGCGCCGCCTGGCGAAGAAATACTACGGTCCCGTGCCGCGGCTGAAGGCGCCGCCGCACCGGCGCCTGCTGGAGCCGCCGCAGCGCGCCGAACGCCGGGTGATCTATCGCGACCGCCGCGTGCGCCGGCCTTCGTTCAGCCGGATGTACCATGCGCCCGGTTACAACAGCAGCGGCGCGGAGCACGCCTACGCCCTTCAGGTGCTGGCGCGGCTGCTCGGCTCGTCCTCTACCAGCCTGCTTTACCAGAGCCTGGTGGTGCGCCGGAAGCTGGCCACCGCCGCCGGCAGCGGCTATGGCGCGAGCCGGCGCGGACCGTCCAGCTTCTACCTGTTTGCGTCGCCGCGGCCGGGTGTCGGCATCGGCCGGCTGGAAGAGGCGGTCGACGACGAATTGGCGACGATCCTGAAAAAGGGCGTGCCGAAAGAGGAGGTCGAGGCGGCGAAGCGGCAATTGCAGGACATGGCGATCTTTGCCCGCGACAGCCTTCGGACCGGCGCCAACGCCATCGCAACGTCGCTGACGATCGGCCGGACGGTGCGGGACGTCGAGGAATGGCCGGCGCGGATCGGCGCGGTAACGGTCGACCAGGTCAACGCCGCGGCGCGCCACGTCCTGCAACGGCGCAAGTCGGTCACCGCCCTGTTGCTGCCGGACGAGCCCGCCGAAGCGGACAAGGCCGGGGAGCAGAGGCAATGAGCGCCCGTCGGCGCAGCGCCGGACCGGCCCCCGGGTTCGTTCTCGGCGCACTTGTTCTCGGCGCGCTCGCCCTGTTCGCGGTTTCCGCCGCATCGGCCGCCGTCGAGGTGCGCAAGGTCGTCAGCCGGTCGGGCATCGTCGCCTGGCTGGTCGAGGATCACAGCAACCCGATCCTGTCGATGAGCTTCGGGTTTCGCGCTGGCGGTTCGTTCGATCCGGCCGGCAAGGAGGGACTGGCGGAACTGACGTCGATCCTGCTGGACGAAGGCGCCGGGCCGATGGATGCCCTGGCCTTCCAGAAAAAGCTCGAAAACCTCTCGATCCGGCTCGACTTCGAGGTCGGCCGCGACCAGTTCCACGGCGCGCTCAGGACGCTCAGCCGCAACAACGACGCGGCGTTCGAAATGATCGGGCTGGCGCTCACCCGGCCGCGCTTCGACGCCGACGCGGTCGAGCGGATGCGGGCCGGCCTGCTGTCGGGCTATCTGCGCGACAGCCGCCGGCCCCGTTACCTGGCGCGGCGCGCCTTCTGGTCGTCGGCCTTTCCGGACCATCCCTACGGACGCCCGGTTTCCGGCACGACAAAGAGCCTGGGCGCGATCGCCCGGGCCGACCTGGAGCGCTTCGTCGCCGATAATTTCACCCGGGACAACCTGTTTGTCGGCGTCGTCGGCGACGTGACCCCCGCCCAACTCGCGGTGTTGCTCGACAAGGCGTTCGGCGGCCTGCCGGCAAAACGGAAATCGCGCCCGGTGCCGGCCGCCGCGCCGAAGCTCGAAGGCGGACTTGTCGTCAAGCGGTTCGATACGCCGCAAAGCGTGGCGATGTTCGGCCAGCCGGGCCTGCCGCGCCGGCATCCCGATTACTATGCGGCGTATGTCCTGAACCATATCCTCGGCGGCGGCGGCTTCACTTCGCGCCTGTATCTGCAGATCCGCGAAAAACGCGGCCTGGCCTATTCCGTCTATTCCTATCTCTGGCCGATGCGGCGCACGTCCCTGCTGCTCGGCGCGGTGGCGACCGAGAATGCGCGGGTGGCCGAATCGGTCGCGATCATCCGGGAGCAATGGGCCCGAATCGCTGAAACCGGGCCGACCGCCGAAGAACTGGCTGCCGCCAGGAAATACCTCACCGGCAGCTATCCGCTGCGTTTTTCGAGTTCTTCGCGGATCGCGGACATGCTGGTCGGTCTGCAGTTCGAGGGCCTGGAGCGGGATTATTTCGCCAGGCGGAACGGCTATATCGAAAAGGTCACCTTGGCGGATGTCCGGCGGGTGGCGAAAAGCCTGCTGAAACCCGACCGGCTGACCTTCTTCATTGTCGGCAAGCCCGCCGGCCTGTAAGCATTGGCAGGTGACAATCGACCATTGAACGCTGCGGGGCCGGCCGTTTTCCGCCGGCGCCGACCTGGGCCGGCCGATCCCGATGACGCCCCTCTATTCGCAGGATATTTCCGGAATCCTTGCGGCGCCGTCCGGCGCCGGCGGCCTGTCGCAAGCCGCCTTCGACGCCGCGTGCAACGAGGCCTGGCGCGCCTTGCTACGGCTGCGCGACGAGCACGCGGCCGGCGCGCCGCTGATGCGCCACGCATTTCGCGACGACGACCTGCCCGGGATCGAAACGGCGGCGCAGACGCTGGCTGGCGGGACATCCCGGATTTTCATGATCGGCGCGGGCGGATCGTCGCTCGGCGCAAGGACCTTGTGCGCGACCGCATGGGCCGGCCGGTCGACGTTCATCGAAAATGCCGATCCGGACACCGTGGGCCGGGTAGGCAGAGCCGAAATTGCCGACAGCGCCTTCCTCGCCGTCTCGAAATCGGGCGCCACCGCCGAGACCCTGGCGGTCTTCGCGTTGTTCTGGGCCGAGGCAGCGGAGGCGCTGGGCCCGGCCGAGGCCGCGAAGCGGTTTCTTGTCGTTACCGGACCGGATGAGTCGCCGCTGCGCCGGCTCGCCCTGCGGCACGGCATCGGGATTGTGGACCACGAAGCGGACGTGGTCGGCCGCATGTCCATTCTCGCCAATGTCGGGCTGCTGCCGGCCGCCATCAACGGCGTCGACGGCCGGGCGGTCCGTGCCGGTGCGCGCGCGGTTGCGGAACAGGCGTTGACGGCGGACGCGGCGGCGGCCTGCCCGCCGGCCCTGGGCGCGGCGATGCAGGTTGCGCTGATGCGCGGGCGGGGCGCGACCGCCAGCATCCTGATGCCCTACGCCGACCGGCTGGCGGACTTTTCCCTCTGGTACGCACAGCTCTGGGCGGAGAGCCTGGGCAAGCAGGGCTGCGGCAGCATGCCCTATCCGGCGCTCGGCATGGTCGACCAGCACAGCCAGCTCCAGTTCTGGCTCGACGGCCCGCCGACCGGCGTCTACACGCTCATCGACCTGCCGCCCGCCGATACGCCGCCGCTGCGCCCCAACGACCCCGGCCTCGACTGGATGGACGGCCGGACCCTCGGCGAACTCATGCAGGCCGCAGCGCGCGCAACATCCCGGACTCTGGCCAAGAACGGCCGCCCGGTGCGGCGGATCCGGCTGGCGAGGACACGCGTCGATGCGCAGAGCGTCGGCGCCCTGGCGATGCATTTCATGCTGGAGACGGCGCTCGCCGGATACATGCTGGGGGTGGACCCCTATACCCAACCTGCCGTGGACGCGGCAAAGGCGATGGTGCGCGATTTTCTCTCGAATTCCGGAGAGAATTGATCTACATTATTTGGTGAATGATTCGTCTCCTTCCACCAGATGTTGTTAACCGGATCGCTGCGGGCGAGGTGATCGAGCGCCCTGCGGCCGTCGTCAAGGAACTGGTCGAGAACGCGATCGACGCCGGTGCGCGCAGGATCGATGCGGTCGTGCGCAACGGCGGCCGGAGCTATATCGCCGTGACCGACGACGGCTGCGGCATGGGGCGCAAGGCCCTGTCGCTTGCCGTGGAGCGGCACGCCACCAGCAAGCTGCCGGGCGACGACCTCGTCAACATTTCGACCCTCGGCTTCCGCGGCGAGGCGCTGCCTTCGATCGGCGCGGTCAGCCGGCTCAAGATCGCGACCCGGGAGGCGGACACCGATTCGGGCTGGTCGATCCACGTTCACGGCGGCCTGCGCGGCATTCCCGGACCGGCGCCGATGCCGGGCGGCACCAAGGTCGAGGTGTTCGACCTGTTCTACGCCACGCCGGCTCGGCTCAAGTTCCTCAAGAGCGAGCGCAGCGAGCAGCAGGCGGTTTGCGACACCATCAACCGCCTGGCGATGGCCCATCCGGAAATCGGTTTCAGCCTGCGCGGCGACGGCGAACGCCCCCTGCTTGCGCTACCGGTCAACACCGGGGACATGTTCGATGTCCGGCTGGCGCG
The genomic region above belongs to Rhodospirillaceae bacterium and contains:
- a CDS encoding glucose-6-phosphate isomerase, encoding MTPLYSQDISGILAAPSGAGGLSQAAFDAACNEAWRALLRLRDEHAAGAPLMRHAFRDDDLPGIETAAQTLAGGTSRIFMIGAGGSSLGARTLCATAWAGRSTFIENADPDTVGRVGRAEIADSAFLAVSKSGATAETLAVFALFWAEAAEALGPAEAAKRFLVVTGPDESPLRRLALRHGIGIVDHEADVVGRMSILANVGLLPAAINGVDGRAVRAGARAVAEQALTADAAAACPPALGAAMQVALMRGRGATASILMPYADRLADFSLWYAQLWAESLGKQGCGSMPYPALGMVDQHSQLQFWLDGPPTGVYTLIDLPPADTPPLRPNDPGLDWMDGRTLGELMQAAARATSRTLAKNGRPVRRIRLARTRVDAQSVGALAMHFMLETALAGYMLGVDPYTQPAVDAAKAMVRDFLSNSGEN
- a CDS encoding pitrilysin family protein, with product MSARRRSAGPAPGFVLGALVLGALALFAVSAASAAVEVRKVVSRSGIVAWLVEDHSNPILSMSFGFRAGGSFDPAGKEGLAELTSILLDEGAGPMDALAFQKKLENLSIRLDFEVGRDQFHGALRTLSRNNDAAFEMIGLALTRPRFDADAVERMRAGLLSGYLRDSRRPRYLARRAFWSSAFPDHPYGRPVSGTTKSLGAIARADLERFVADNFTRDNLFVGVVGDVTPAQLAVLLDKAFGGLPAKRKSRPVPAAAPKLEGGLVVKRFDTPQSVAMFGQPGLPRRHPDYYAAYVLNHILGGGGFTSRLYLQIREKRGLAYSVYSYLWPMRRTSLLLGAVATENARVAESVAIIREQWARIAETGPTAEELAAARKYLTGSYPLRFSSSSRIADMLVGLQFEGLERDYFARRNGYIEKVTLADVRRVAKSLLKPDRLTFFIVGKPAGL
- a CDS encoding pitrilysin family protein; this translates as MIGRRIVRRAALAGPALAALMLMGGSMAAGVPAVAAEPQRQGLFNAQTFTLKNGLRGVVIVNRRAPVALHMVWYRAGAIDEPAGKSGIAHFVEHLLFKGTKTLKSGEFSRIVAANGGRENAFTSWDYTGYYQFVARDRLPRMMEIEADRMANLVLTEDNIVQERRVILEERRSRIEASPSTILWEQARRALFLNHGYGRPIIGWMHEMAQLSRQDALDFYRRFYGPDNAVLVVAGDVDPAEVRRLAKKYYGPVPRLKAPPHRRLLEPPQRAERRVIYRDRRVRRPSFSRMYHAPGYNSSGAEHAYALQVLARLLGSSSTSLLYQSLVVRRKLATAAGSGYGASRRGPSSFYLFASPRPGVGIGRLEEAVDDELATILKKGVPKEEVEAAKRQLQDMAIFARDSLRTGANAIATSLTIGRTVRDVEEWPARIGAVTVDQVNAAARHVLQRRKSVTALLLPDEPAEADKAGEQRQ
- the lspA gene encoding signal peptidase II; this translates as MAVRRYGFVAGLGALILALDQITKVWVLGALSAARPAIEVTSFLNIVLVWNRGISFGLFNRESDWQPWLLVGLSLVIVAGLLLWLRTERGRWMTLAIALLAGGAIGNAVDRVRLGAVVDFLDFHVRGWHFAAFNVADAAITCGVAVLLVGSLFGSRNDAT